In Candidatus Zymogenus saltonus, a single window of DNA contains:
- a CDS encoding PAS domain S-box protein translates to MKGKNISKDELLKEVAELRRQSSELKKIETENKKVLEALRESEERYRHLCDASMEGVAIHEGGIIIDANRAFAEMFGYERGEVIGINALDLSDQSFRDRISKGTRSKREEPCEAVGIRKDGSTFIGELHAKEIIYKGKDVGLITIRDITERKLAVKALRESEEKYRSVVDNAREGISITQDWLFKYANKEHNKILGCEIHELISKPFIDFIHEDDRDMILERYKMVLRGENIPGKTIIRIKTKSGQLKWVELKAMMIKWGRESVALTFMEDITEARNAELALRESEELKRSLLDASAVGLAFSEDRKVIWANETMVKMFGFTDEKEYVGKSTLSLYVDEEEYNRVGKLIYEGLKSGEVIETDSQFRRKNGAIFYGNVRVSVLDPSNPMKGIIVSILDITERKRAEETLRESEEKYRSILSNIEDGYYEVNLSGDVTFFNNSANKIIKYSEEELMRMNFRDFMDEKNAKKVFRTFYKVFKTRRPTKAFDWELIRKDGTKIYVEVSVSMKTDKDGNPTGFSGLIRDITERKNTEESLRKSEEKYRTILGSIEDGYYEVDLKGNMTFFNDSTLKIIGYSREELMGMNNRELMDEENAKKIYKTFSRVFKTGRPIKTLDWEYIRKDGTKIYIEVSVSLRTDQDGNPMGFRGLFRDITIRKRAEKALRESEAKYRDLIENAVDLIFTIDMKGNILKVNEAFLKETGCRTEEAIGTSFTDHLIPLDETISMEAYKEIKFGETRNFELRAKKKDGSIDWYSFVTRPLYDTNSKVSSVHCIARNVTERKRLEEELMDAQKMKAVGTLAGGIAHDFNNIMATILGYASFLRGKTEKGDSFYKGLSAIEKSAIRASELTAHLLAYSRKGKIEIKPININTVVKNVHEIISGTFQKSITIDLNISPKLDSIEGDISQMNQVVLNLALNAREAMPEGGTIKIETYMEDIDSPIRRVKYTIEPGRYVCLRITDDGIGMDKYTLSRVFEPYFTTKREKTSTGLGMSVVYGIVKGHNGYFDIVTEQGKGTEITVYIPASKKEVESNNVEVVKSVGGTETIMVIDDEKEVLSMVESALADAGYKVLIHSSGEEALNAYRKKPKEIGLVILDVIMPEISCEEVLKGLLAVDENVKVLLASGYSNEERHNDLIELGASDFIGKPFMIDELLGKVRNTLNGATE, encoded by the coding sequence ATGAAGGGGAAGAACATATCTAAGGATGAGCTCCTTAAAGAAGTGGCGGAGTTGCGCCGACAGTCTTCAGAACTGAAAAAAATCGAAACCGAAAACAAAAAGGTTTTGGAGGCGCTTCGTGAGAGCGAAGAGCGCTACAGGCACCTGTGTGACGCCTCTATGGAGGGAGTCGCCATTCATGAGGGGGGGATCATTATTGATGCAAATAGGGCCTTTGCCGAGATGTTCGGGTATGAGAGGGGCGAGGTTATCGGGATAAACGCCCTCGATCTTTCCGATCAGAGTTTCCGGGACCGAATATCAAAAGGGACGAGATCCAAAAGGGAGGAACCTTGTGAAGCGGTGGGGATTAGAAAGGACGGATCGACTTTCATTGGAGAGCTTCACGCAAAGGAGATCATTTATAAGGGGAAGGACGTTGGATTAATTACCATAAGGGACATAACGGAGAGGAAGCTTGCGGTTAAGGCTTTGAGGGAGAGCGAGGAGAAGTATCGCAGTGTCGTGGATAACGCAAGGGAGGGAATATCAATCACTCAGGATTGGTTATTCAAATATGCGAATAAAGAGCACAACAAGATATTAGGTTGTGAAATTCATGAGCTCATTTCAAAGCCTTTTATCGATTTCATTCACGAAGATGACAGAGATATGATTCTTGAGCGATATAAGATGGTCCTTAGGGGTGAGAATATCCCGGGAAAAACTATTATCAGGATCAAAACTAAAAGCGGACAGTTGAAGTGGGTGGAGCTAAAGGCGATGATGATTAAGTGGGGGAGAGAGAGCGTTGCGCTCACTTTCATGGAGGACATCACCGAGGCCAGAAACGCAGAGCTTGCATTGAGGGAGAGCGAGGAGCTGAAAAGGAGTCTGCTCGATGCGTCGGCGGTGGGACTTGCTTTTTCCGAGGACAGGAAGGTTATCTGGGCAAACGAGACGATGGTAAAAATGTTCGGCTTCACCGATGAGAAGGAATATGTAGGAAAAAGCACCCTTTCCCTCTACGTCGATGAAGAGGAGTACAACAGGGTGGGAAAGCTGATCTACGAAGGGCTGAAATCGGGAGAGGTGATCGAGACGGATTCACAGTTCAGGAGAAAGAACGGAGCCATCTTCTACGGAAACGTCAGGGTAAGCGTTTTAGATCCCTCAAATCCTATGAAGGGGATAATCGTAAGTATTTTGGATATAACGGAAAGGAAGCGCGCCGAGGAAACCTTGAGGGAGAGCGAAGAGAAGTACAGGTCCATCCTCAGCAATATTGAGGATGGTTATTATGAGGTGAACCTTAGTGGCGATGTAACTTTCTTTAACAATTCGGCGAATAAAATAATTAAATACTCGGAAGAAGAGCTGATGAGGATGAACTTCCGCGATTTCATGGACGAGAAGAACGCCAAGAAGGTTTTTAGGACATTCTACAAGGTTTTCAAGACGAGAAGGCCGACAAAGGCCTTTGACTGGGAGCTTATCAGGAAGGACGGCACGAAAATCTACGTGGAGGTTTCAGTATCGATGAAGACCGACAAGGATGGGAATCCAACGGGATTCAGCGGTCTCATAAGGGACATCACGGAGAGGAAAAATACCGAGGAGTCATTGAGGAAGAGCGAGGAGAAATACAGGACCATCCTAGGAAGTATAGAGGATGGCTATTATGAGGTGGACCTCAAGGGGAATATGACCTTTTTCAACGATTCTACCCTGAAGATTATTGGATACTCGAGAGAAGAGCTGATGGGTATGAACAACCGCGAGTTAATGGACGAGGAGAACGCCAAGAAGATATATAAGACATTCAGCAGGGTTTTCAAGACGGGAAGACCTATAAAGACCCTTGACTGGGAGTATATCAGGAAGGACGGCACGAAAATCTACATCGAAGTATCCGTCTCGCTGAGGACCGATCAGGATGGGAATCCCATGGGATTCAGGGGTCTGTTTAGAGATATAACGATAAGGAAGAGGGCAGAGAAGGCGCTTCGTGAGAGCGAGGCGAAGTACAGAGACCTCATCGAAAACGCCGTTGACCTGATCTTCACGATTGATATGAAGGGCAACATCCTTAAGGTCAACGAGGCGTTTTTAAAGGAGACCGGCTGCAGAACCGAAGAGGCCATAGGAACCAGTTTTACAGATCACCTGATTCCCCTGGACGAAACGATAAGTATGGAAGCATACAAAGAGATCAAGTTCGGCGAGACCCGCAACTTCGAGCTGAGGGCCAAAAAGAAGGACGGAAGCATCGACTGGTACTCGTTTGTCACAAGGCCGCTTTATGATACGAACAGCAAGGTTTCTTCAGTACACTGTATCGCGAGAAACGTAACGGAGAGGAAAAGGCTCGAGGAGGAGCTTATGGACGCCCAAAAGATGAAGGCCGTGGGCACCCTTGCCGGGGGGATAGCCCACGACTTCAATAACATCATGGCGACAATCTTGGGATACGCATCGTTTCTTCGCGGAAAGACGGAAAAGGGGGACAGTTTTTACAAGGGGCTTTCCGCCATTGAAAAATCGGCGATCAGGGCGTCGGAGCTAACGGCACATCTTCTGGCGTATTCCCGAAAGGGGAAGATCGAGATAAAGCCGATCAACATTAACACCGTAGTCAAGAACGTCCATGAGATTATCTCCGGAACCTTTCAGAAATCGATAACGATTGACCTAAATATCTCCCCGAAACTTGATAGCATTGAGGGAGACATTTCGCAGATGAATCAGGTTGTGTTGAACCTCGCATTAAACGCCAGGGAAGCCATGCCCGAAGGCGGAACCATCAAGATCGAGACCTACATGGAAGATATAGACAGTCCTATCAGAAGAGTTAAATATACCATTGAGCCTGGGAGATATGTCTGTTTGAGGATCACGGATGACGGGATAGGGATGGACAAATATACCCTGTCGAGGGTATTCGAGCCCTATTTTACCACCAAGCGAGAAAAGACCAGCACGGGGCTTGGGATGAGCGTGGTCTACGGAATCGTAAAGGGGCACAACGGCTACTTCGATATCGTTACGGAGCAGGGGAAGGGAACAGAAATCACGGTCTATATCCCCGCCTCCAAAAAAGAGGTGGAATCCAATAATGTGGAAGTTGTAAAGAGTGTCGGCGGTACGGAGACGATTATGGTGATAGATGACGAGAAGGAGGTGCTTTCAATGGTGGAGAGCGCCCTTGCCGATGCGGGATACAAGGTGTTGATTCACAGCTCGGGGGAAGAGGCGTTAAATGCATACAGAAAAAAGCCGAAGGAAATAGGTCTCGTTATCCTTGATGTTATCATGCCGGAGATAAGCTGCGAGGAGGTGCTGAAAGGACTTCTTGCCGTCGATGAGAACGTCAAGGTGCTCCTCGCCAGCGGTTACAGCAACGAGGAGCGGCACAACGATCTAATAGAGTTGGGCGCATCCGATTTCATCGGAAAGCCGTTTATGATAGATGAACTTTTAGGTAAGGTCAGGAATACTCTAAATGGGGCGACCGAGTAG
- a CDS encoding pentapeptide repeat-containing protein, which produces MMCDYEAEYSAIIFAEDKIAEYKCPHRSLKKVDKDGKSYCIFHSKIEDKDVEKFYKEFKELYNKGEHNFTGFVFPKDFSFKRLRDETEGLGFSNAIFTEALFICDAYFAGATFSSDNMTSFYGAKFVGDGNANFMDTDFSGKGLTNFRNVQFSNKGSVNFALTQFNSEGGTNFNGIQFYNKRGTYFIQTLFSSKGGIYFKKADFSSEGEVIFKGKLFSEETEVDFRDVTFETPGNVTFDGVNLSKCRLIGTDLEHINIKEVFWKNKKKDSCWRWGRMKVYEETLQTAIFKCGGERNHYEVYQLYNQLLLNYERTYRHHEAGDFYAGQMDMRRRGNLDRKIFSLIILTLYKGVSEYGERPVRVLGWLLFTLLAFGLIYAWIGIEGPPIFESFHYLNEYVKGLIVSLDIMTIGKVKEIFRTAYTLNSKDGLCASLAKLGHVISSASLLTLFLLSVRRRFRKV; this is translated from the coding sequence ATGATGTGTGATTACGAAGCAGAATATTCGGCTATAATATTTGCTGAGGATAAAATAGCAGAATACAAATGTCCCCATCGCTCCTTGAAGAAGGTGGATAAGGATGGAAAGAGCTACTGTATCTTTCACAGTAAAATAGAGGATAAGGATGTTGAGAAATTCTATAAAGAGTTTAAGGAGTTATATAATAAGGGGGAACACAACTTCACCGGTTTTGTTTTTCCGAAGGATTTTAGTTTTAAGAGATTGAGGGATGAGACGGAAGGGCTGGGATTCTCCAATGCGATTTTTACAGAAGCATTATTTATTTGTGACGCATATTTTGCAGGAGCTACATTCTCCAGCGATAATATGACCTCATTCTATGGAGCGAAATTTGTAGGCGATGGTAATGCAAACTTTATGGATACGGACTTCTCCGGCAAGGGCCTGACCAACTTCCGCAATGTGCAATTCTCAAATAAAGGCTCGGTTAACTTCGCTTTAACGCAATTCAACAGTGAAGGTGGAACAAATTTCAATGGGATTCAATTCTACAACAAGAGAGGGACTTATTTTATCCAGACACTATTCTCAAGTAAGGGAGGAATATATTTCAAAAAGGCAGATTTTTCAAGTGAGGGGGAAGTGATTTTTAAAGGCAAACTATTTTCAGAAGAAACAGAAGTAGATTTTCGTGATGTCACATTTGAAACACCGGGAAACGTAACCTTTGATGGAGTTAATCTAAGTAAGTGCCGTTTAATCGGTACAGACCTCGAACACATCAATATTAAAGAAGTCTTTTGGAAGAATAAGAAGAAGGATAGTTGTTGGCGATGGGGGAGGATGAAGGTTTACGAAGAAACCCTTCAAACTGCAATATTTAAATGTGGGGGAGAGAGAAACCACTACGAAGTATACCAGCTTTACAACCAGCTCCTCTTGAACTACGAGAGGACATACAGGCACCACGAGGCGGGGGACTTCTACGCCGGGCAGATGGACATGCGGAGGCGGGGAAACCTCGACAGGAAGATTTTCTCCCTGATCATCCTAACACTTTACAAGGGTGTCTCCGAATACGGCGAGAGGCCGGTCAGGGTTTTAGGTTGGCTATTGTTCACACTTCTCGCTTTCGGGTTAATCTATGCTTGGATTGGAATCGAAGGCCCGCCGATATTTGAATCATTTCATTATCTAAATGAATACGTAAAAGGCTTAATAGTGAGTCTGGACATTATGACCATCGGAAAGGTTAAAGAAATATTTAGAACAGCTTATACTCTAAATAGTAAGGATGGTTTATGTGCTAGCTTAGCCAAGCTTGGACATGTAATTTCAAGTGCATCTCTGCTGACACTCTTCCTCCTCTCCGTCAGGCGCAGGTTCAGGAAGGTTTAG
- a CDS encoding VOC family protein, whose amino-acid sequence METHLHHVHIFASDLDKSIRFYEDFFGGRVALDMELAGARNVFMRVGRGRIHFYDQPPKVPGRASIHHFGIQTDDIEGIVERLRSAGVVLRKGVADFGLWRYIMVPAPDDILVELFEVDKDKVPPDLRDYFE is encoded by the coding sequence ATGGAAACCCATTTACACCACGTCCACATATTCGCGTCGGACCTCGATAAGAGCATCCGCTTCTACGAGGATTTCTTCGGAGGGAGGGTCGCCCTCGACATGGAGCTTGCCGGGGCGAGGAACGTATTCATGAGGGTGGGAAGGGGAAGGATCCACTTCTACGATCAGCCACCGAAGGTTCCCGGGAGGGCGAGCATCCACCACTTCGGGATACAGACCGACGACATCGAGGGGATAGTGGAAAGGCTTCGCTCCGCCGGGGTTGTGCTGAGAAAGGGCGTCGCGGACTTCGGACTCTGGAGGTATATCATGGTCCCCGCCCCGGACGACATCCTGGTCGAGCTGTTCGAGGTGGACAAAGACAAGGTCCCCCCCGATCTGAGGGACTACTTCGAGTGA
- a CDS encoding cellulase family glycosylhydrolase has translation MSPKEQLSRLNIDGEWFVDEKGRKAILKGVNLGGDSKVPYPYGGTELPTDFSDHREVSFIGRPFPLEKAHEHLSRLRAWGFNVLRLLTTWEAVEHAGPGKYDEEYLDYYAEVCRLAGEHGLYVFVDFHQDVWSRMTGGDGAPCWLFEKVGIDYTKIPQADAAVVMQNLYDYGDPRPRQGENYPQMCWASNYDYPSNGIMWTLFFGGKDFAPDLKIDGVNVQDYMQGCYLNCLKEVGKRVKDLPNVLGFDTLNEPHYGWIESYLDDSIEAEGGEKKQVLGLVWKPIEALYCASGNSVKLPKMKISILRAGIAVEKVVTANPNGVSIWLEGRKDPFAAAGAWGVKRDGGYEILRNDFFRVVNGREVDFDRDYLFPFFHRVAEAVREINPEWLIFAEKPEERERYEREFVGDVPERMVNASHWYDIVTLATKLSLYPVKFDHRRNKLLFGGKRIQRMYEEQLGILKDASGRVRGKCPTLVGEFGLPYDLNGARAYKRWARGSRSPKIWRSHVMALDLMYNAMDALFLNSTQWNYTATNSNDLKIGDRWNQEDLSIFSEDQRDDPSDINSGGRALEGFVRPFPPFTQGTPIESRFDRRKGVYILRYTADTKIKAPTVVFVPRLQFPKGCSIDVEGPKGCEVTEDKEAQLFTITAGGDGETTVTIRR, from the coding sequence ATGTCACCGAAGGAGCAATTATCACGGCTTAATATCGACGGGGAGTGGTTTGTCGACGAGAAGGGTAGAAAGGCCATCCTTAAGGGGGTGAACCTCGGTGGGGACTCTAAGGTGCCCTATCCCTACGGCGGGACGGAACTCCCCACGGACTTCTCCGACCACAGGGAGGTGTCATTCATCGGAAGGCCGTTTCCCTTAGAAAAGGCCCACGAGCACCTGTCGCGCCTGAGGGCCTGGGGCTTCAACGTCCTTCGCCTCCTGACGACCTGGGAGGCGGTGGAGCACGCCGGCCCCGGCAAATACGACGAGGAATATCTCGACTACTACGCCGAGGTGTGCAGGCTCGCCGGGGAACACGGCCTTTACGTCTTCGTCGATTTTCACCAGGACGTCTGGAGCCGGATGACCGGCGGCGACGGGGCGCCCTGCTGGCTCTTCGAGAAGGTGGGGATCGACTACACGAAGATACCGCAGGCCGACGCCGCGGTGGTCATGCAGAACCTCTACGACTACGGCGACCCCCGGCCCCGCCAGGGCGAAAACTACCCGCAGATGTGCTGGGCCTCCAACTACGATTACCCGAGCAACGGAATCATGTGGACCCTCTTCTTTGGCGGCAAAGACTTCGCCCCGGACCTCAAAATCGACGGCGTCAACGTCCAGGACTACATGCAGGGTTGTTACCTCAACTGCCTGAAGGAGGTCGGAAAGAGGGTCAAGGATCTCCCGAACGTCCTCGGCTTCGATACCTTAAACGAGCCGCACTACGGCTGGATCGAGAGCTATCTCGACGACTCAATCGAGGCGGAGGGTGGGGAGAAGAAGCAGGTTCTCGGCTTGGTCTGGAAGCCGATCGAGGCCCTCTACTGCGCAAGCGGAAATTCGGTTAAGCTCCCAAAGATGAAAATATCGATCTTGAGGGCCGGAATCGCCGTGGAGAAGGTGGTGACCGCAAACCCGAACGGCGTCTCGATCTGGCTTGAGGGGAGAAAAGACCCGTTTGCGGCCGCCGGGGCCTGGGGGGTGAAGAGGGACGGGGGATACGAGATTCTTAGAAACGATTTCTTCAGGGTAGTCAACGGGAGGGAGGTAGATTTCGACCGGGACTACCTTTTCCCCTTCTTCCACCGCGTCGCCGAAGCGGTGAGGGAGATCAATCCCGAGTGGCTGATCTTCGCCGAGAAACCTGAGGAGAGGGAGAGGTACGAGCGGGAGTTCGTTGGCGATGTCCCGGAGAGAATGGTCAACGCCTCTCACTGGTACGACATCGTGACGCTTGCAACCAAGCTCTCCTTATATCCGGTCAAGTTCGACCACAGGCGCAATAAACTGCTCTTCGGCGGGAAGAGGATCCAGAGGATGTACGAGGAGCAGCTGGGGATACTTAAGGATGCGTCGGGGAGGGTCAGGGGGAAATGTCCGACCCTCGTCGGCGAGTTCGGCCTCCCCTACGACCTCAACGGAGCAAGGGCCTACAAAAGGTGGGCGAGGGGGAGCCGCTCCCCGAAGATATGGAGGAGCCACGTCATGGCGCTTGACCTGATGTACAACGCCATGGACGCGCTATTTTTGAACTCGACCCAGTGGAACTACACCGCCACAAACAGCAACGACCTCAAGATAGGCGACCGGTGGAACCAGGAGGACCTGAGCATATTCAGCGAAGACCAGAGGGACGATCCCTCCGATATAAACAGCGGCGGGAGGGCGCTTGAAGGTTTTGTCCGCCCTTTCCCCCCATTCACCCAGGGGACGCCGATTGAGTCGAGATTCGACAGAAGAAAGGGCGTGTACATTTTGAGGTACACGGCAGACACGAAGATAAAGGCCCCCACCGTGGTATTCGTTCCCCGCCTCCAGTTCCCAAAGGGATGCAGCATCGATGTGGAAGGTCCTAAGGGGTGCGAGGTGACCGAGGACAAAGAAGCCCAGCTCTTCACAATCACCGCCGGCGGCGACGGCGAGACGACGGTGACGATCAGGAGATAG
- a CDS encoding amidohydrolase family protein — protein MKDIFTNLLKGLVGRRGFLKLIGKTALSASALSLFGPKRPEAQARVFPSGSSEVLLKNGLIVDGTGKKGFLGNLLIRGNKIADVTGEDVKTSGAVIDCTGKVISPGIIDAHSHMDWYLPIEGHPEVKTTFTGQGVTTFVAGNCGYGIAGFRKDSTTMDKVRFIDKGLFKLEWNTMEEYFSHLKKMGLTHNLVNLAGHGTTRASMRGFDASPLNKGEMTEILSHLELAMDQGAYGVSFGLQYEPGIFATLDEIGEIAKLIKKKDKILTVHMKAYSSLSGTYPLKLFGTPHNLLGIEDMINVARETGVRMELSHLIFVGEKTWKTVDEALTMIDGAVSEGLDVKFDTYSYHCGTSIINVFFPEWFLAKVPGAYEDRKLMKKLKRQIFLMESLLGFGYKDIQITDAKCEELEEYNGMFLYDIAKKRNKPQFENFIDFARKSGGIARVLNHRYTNLEIVEELMRHPASLFMTDALPALDGVQNPGCSGCFPRFFQIARDNKVISLEEAIYKMSGASMERFNIKDRGILKAGLAADVLVFDEKGIVDNNTLTETDRAPSGIEAVFINGVQVLKDGAVDGSINAGVVVS, from the coding sequence ATGAAAGATATATTCACGAATCTTCTAAAGGGGCTGGTTGGAAGGCGCGGCTTTCTGAAGCTGATCGGAAAGACGGCGCTTTCCGCCTCGGCGCTCTCCCTCTTCGGTCCGAAGAGGCCGGAGGCACAGGCTAGGGTCTTCCCCTCCGGGAGCTCTGAGGTGCTGCTTAAAAATGGGCTTATCGTCGACGGGACGGGAAAGAAGGGCTTTTTAGGAAACCTCCTGATCAGGGGTAACAAGATAGCCGACGTGACGGGAGAGGATGTCAAGACAAGCGGGGCGGTTATCGACTGCACCGGGAAGGTGATCTCGCCCGGGATCATCGACGCCCACTCACACATGGACTGGTACCTGCCGATAGAGGGGCATCCCGAGGTGAAGACTACTTTCACCGGCCAGGGGGTGACCACGTTCGTTGCCGGAAACTGCGGTTACGGGATAGCAGGTTTCAGGAAGGACTCCACAACCATGGACAAGGTTCGATTCATCGACAAGGGGCTCTTTAAGCTCGAATGGAACACGATGGAGGAGTACTTCTCCCACCTTAAAAAGATGGGTTTGACTCACAACCTTGTGAACCTGGCGGGCCACGGCACCACGAGGGCGTCGATGAGGGGATTCGATGCGAGCCCCCTGAACAAAGGCGAGATGACGGAGATCTTAAGCCACCTCGAGTTGGCGATGGATCAGGGGGCCTACGGAGTCTCCTTCGGTCTCCAGTACGAGCCGGGAATATTCGCCACATTGGACGAGATCGGGGAGATCGCAAAGCTGATAAAGAAGAAGGACAAGATTCTCACCGTCCACATGAAGGCGTACTCCTCCCTCTCGGGGACGTATCCGCTTAAGCTCTTCGGCACGCCTCACAACCTCTTGGGGATCGAAGACATGATCAATGTGGCCAGGGAGACCGGCGTCAGGATGGAGCTATCCCACCTGATCTTCGTGGGGGAGAAGACGTGGAAGACGGTCGACGAGGCGCTGACGATGATCGACGGCGCCGTATCGGAAGGCCTCGACGTCAAGTTCGACACCTACTCCTACCACTGCGGGACGTCCATCATAAACGTCTTTTTCCCGGAGTGGTTCCTGGCGAAGGTCCCCGGAGCCTACGAGGACAGGAAATTGATGAAAAAGCTCAAGAGGCAGATATTCCTCATGGAGTCGCTTCTGGGCTTCGGGTACAAGGATATCCAGATAACCGACGCCAAGTGCGAGGAGCTGGAAGAGTATAACGGGATGTTCCTCTATGACATAGCCAAGAAAAGAAACAAGCCCCAGTTTGAAAACTTCATAGACTTCGCCAGGAAGAGCGGCGGCATTGCCCGGGTCTTGAACCACAGGTACACTAACCTCGAGATCGTGGAGGAGCTTATGAGGCACCCGGCCTCCCTGTTCATGACGGACGCCCTGCCGGCCCTCGATGGGGTGCAGAACCCCGGCTGCAGCGGCTGCTTCCCGAGGTTTTTCCAGATAGCGAGGGACAACAAAGTCATCTCCCTGGAGGAGGCGATATACAAGATGTCCGGCGCCTCGATGGAGAGGTTCAATATCAAGGACAGGGGGATATTGAAGGCAGGGCTTGCGGCCGACGTTCTCGTCTTCGACGAGAAGGGGATTGTGGACAACAACACCCTCACCGAGACCGACAGGGCGCCCTCCGGGATAGAGGCGGTGTTCATAAACGGCGTGCAGGTCCTGAAGGACGGCGCCGTCGACGGCTCGATCAACGCGGGAGTCGTCGTCTCGTAG
- a CDS encoding enoyl-CoA hydratase/isomerase family protein, whose translation MADYGVRLEYSGENDRIAIVTIDRPEKKNVFDEAMFNSLEEAAERLEGRLPRVVVLTGRGEGAFSAGFDVNPDNPQVSGLIDAVTKNDIGPCETLMLRIKEVVNRLVFLPIPIICAINGIAYGGGAELAVRCDMRVMDPKAVICFSEVKLGLMPDWGGGPALTRLVGPAVAADLILTARRVKAEEALRLGIANRISEGGSALKEAVDIAETISKNGPRAVRSALSVIREAPGMSLNDALDLETKTAAELTAGGECVHGITAFLAKKEPEFPDE comes from the coding sequence ATGGCAGATTACGGAGTTCGGCTCGAATACAGCGGCGAAAACGACAGGATAGCGATTGTCACCATCGACCGGCCGGAGAAAAAGAACGTCTTTGACGAGGCGATGTTCAACTCCTTAGAGGAGGCGGCGGAAAGACTTGAGGGTCGGCTTCCCAGGGTCGTGGTTCTGACGGGAAGGGGGGAGGGGGCCTTTTCTGCAGGCTTCGACGTAAACCCGGACAATCCCCAGGTGAGCGGCCTGATAGATGCGGTTACCAAAAACGACATAGGTCCCTGCGAGACCCTCATGCTGCGAATCAAGGAAGTCGTAAACAGGCTTGTCTTTCTCCCGATTCCTATAATCTGCGCGATAAACGGCATCGCCTACGGGGGCGGGGCGGAGCTCGCCGTCCGTTGCGACATGAGGGTCATGGACCCAAAGGCCGTGATCTGCTTTTCGGAGGTCAAGCTGGGGCTTATGCCGGACTGGGGGGGAGGGCCGGCCCTGACCAGGCTAGTGGGGCCTGCGGTGGCGGCCGACCTGATCCTTACGGCGCGAAGGGTTAAGGCAGAGGAGGCGCTGAGGCTTGGGATCGCAAACAGGATAAGCGAGGGAGGGAGCGCCCTCAAGGAGGCTGTCGACATCGCGGAGACTATATCGAAAAACGGCCCGAGGGCGGTGAGGAGCGCCCTTTCTGTTATTCGTGAAGCTCCTGGCATGTCGCTTAACGATGCCCTCGATCTTGAGACAAAGACGGCGGCGGAGCTCACCGCAGGGGGGGAGTGCGTTCACGGCATCACGGCCTTTCTCGCCAAGAAGGAGCCGGAGTTCCCGGACGAGTAG
- a CDS encoding pyridoxal-phosphate dependent enzyme, whose translation MKANVIGNERPWIFSEYPELKGKISFKSYGDYPSGVEHLKSLSKVIGSEVYIKRDDRASSIYGGNKCRMMEFIIPDALDRKRKSLVTWGAIGSNQVLSSVIFGNQAGFDDITAIHNVQPYHPYVKRNLLISTSLGVKQLLGGNDLLLILKLFYTYIKKKITGKRPYLIPLVGSAPISVLSYFDAALELRRQIDGGICPRPDYIFVTVGTGGTAAGLILGSMVFGGIGEVVGVRTVENSFVSERIIAWEINRTLKFLKRLGVDLKIGKVKAEEINILHDYLGEGYAESTPEGSEAIKLLKELEDIDLDVTYTGKTMAAMLDMAREKKEKRFLFWHTLNTVDITRYTDKLPDVSEAPEPFHKHLR comes from the coding sequence ATGAAAGCTAACGTGATCGGAAACGAGAGGCCGTGGATTTTTTCCGAGTATCCCGAACTGAAAGGTAAAATTTCTTTTAAGTCGTACGGCGACTATCCCAGCGGCGTGGAGCACTTGAAAAGCCTAAGCAAAGTGATCGGCTCCGAGGTCTACATCAAGAGGGACGACAGGGCGTCTTCCATATACGGGGGAAACAAGTGCCGGATGATGGAATTTATCATCCCGGACGCCCTGGACAGGAAGAGAAAATCGCTCGTCACCTGGGGGGCGATAGGCTCAAATCAGGTGCTTTCCTCGGTGATATTCGGAAACCAAGCCGGCTTTGACGACATCACCGCAATACACAACGTCCAGCCCTACCATCCGTACGTCAAAAGGAACTTATTGATCTCCACTTCCTTAGGAGTCAAACAGCTCCTGGGGGGAAACGACTTGTTGCTGATTCTTAAGCTCTTCTATACGTACATCAAGAAGAAGATCACGGGGAAGAGGCCGTACCTGATCCCGCTGGTAGGCTCGGCGCCGATCTCGGTTCTCTCCTATTTCGATGCGGCCCTGGAGCTCAGGCGGCAGATAGACGGGGGGATATGTCCGAGGCCGGATTATATATTCGTCACCGTGGGAACCGGGGGCACCGCCGCGGGACTGATCCTCGGCTCGATGGTTTTCGGCGGCATAGGCGAGGTGGTGGGGGTCAGGACAGTTGAAAACTCCTTTGTAAGCGAGAGGATAATCGCCTGGGAGATAAACAGGACGCTGAAGTTTTTAAAAAGGCTGGGGGTCGATCTCAAAATCGGGAAGGTGAAGGCGGAGGAAATCAATATACTCCACGATTACCTGGGCGAGGGCTACGCCGAGTCCACGCCGGAGGGAAGCGAGGCCATAAAACTGTTGAAGGAGCTCGAGGATATCGACCTCGACGTGACCTACACGGGAAAGACGATGGCGGCTATGCTGGACATGGCGAGGGAGAAAAAGGAGAAGCGCTTCCTCTTCTGGCACACGTTGAACACTGTTGACATCACCCGCTACACGGATAAGCTCCCGGACGTGTCCGAGGCGCCGGAGCCCTTTCATAAGCACCTTCGATGA